A genomic window from Tachyglossus aculeatus isolate mTacAcu1 chromosome 27, mTacAcu1.pri, whole genome shotgun sequence includes:
- the MFAP5 gene encoding microfibrillar-associated protein 5 → MLPSSPHALLCLVALATLSAWIQPGANAQRGDDTTPEMFTDDPNLAVDDPPTDDTALADIQPVTDDSAASDKNTTAECREEQFPCTRLYSVHRPVKQCIQQLCITSLRRMYIINNEVCSRVVCKEDEVMKDELCRHLAGLSPRRLRRSNFFRRPHCRDENLQGPRGL, encoded by the exons ATGCTGCCCAGCAGTCCCCATGCCTTGCTGTGCCTTGTGGCCCTTGCTACTCTATCCG CCTGGATACAGCCAGGGGCCAATGCCCAGCGAGGGG ATGACACAACTCCAGAGATGTTCACAGATGACCCTA ACCTAGCAGTGGATGACCCCCCGACGGATGACACAG CCCTGGCCGATATCCAGCCTGTAACAGACGATTCAG CCGCCTCGGACAAGAACACCACTGCAG AATGTCGGGAGGAGCAGTTCCCCTGCACCCGCCTCTACTCGGTCCACCGGCCGGTCAAACAGTGCATCCAGCAGCTCTGCATCACCAG CCTGCGCCGCATGTATATCATCAACAACGAGGTTTGTTCCCGCGTCGTCTGCAAGGAGGATGAGGTCATGAAAG ATGAGCTTTGCCGCCATTTGGCTGGTCTGTCCCCACGCCGTCTTCGCCGTTCCAACTTCTTCCGCCGGCCCCACTGCCGGGACGAGAACCTCCAGGGACCTCGTGGCctctga